In Melopsittacus undulatus isolate bMelUnd1 chromosome 6, bMelUnd1.mat.Z, whole genome shotgun sequence, the following proteins share a genomic window:
- the XIAP gene encoding E3 ubiquitin-protein ligase XIAP — protein sequence MTCKVADNSEACATPDTDSDQEWEQEHYRLGSFVAFPLGCPVSATALARAGFVYTGEGDKVKCFSCHTTVEGWVPGDSAVQRHKKLSPHCRFITESTFLETNMHPLDQNYQHRTENGSSNSALLCALDDTSDVEADYLLRTRQVVDMSDNFYPKIPAMCSEETRLKSFHNWPLDGQLTPKELANAGFYYMGVGDKVACFCCGGKLTNWEPGDRAWSEHQRHFPRCLYVLGRDVGNVPSESVPAEIGSSDLNNAQYPRNPSMAKYRKRLQTFLTWIYPIDKEQLAEAGFYSIGNGDHVLCFHCGGGLQEWKENEDPWEQHAKWFPGCRFVRKEKGIEFINNVHLRDACGDSTTEAAEGTALPTDLSTEEKLRRLQEEKLCKICMAKDVSVVLIPCGHLIACKECAEALDKCPLCRANIMKKQEIFMY from the exons ATGACATGTAAAGTTGCAGATAACTCGGAAGCTTGCGCCACTCCAGACACTGACAGTGACCAGGAATGGGAACAGGAACACTACCGACTGGGAAGTTTTGTTGCATTTCCTCTTGGCTGTCCAGTTTCCGCAACAGCGCTGGCACGAGCTGGCTTTGTTTATACTGGAGAAGGTGACAAAGTGAAGTGCTTCAGTTGCCATACAACTGTGGAAGGATGGGTGCCTGGGGATTCTGCAGTTCAGAGACACAAAAAGCTCTCCCCACATTGCAGATTTATTACTGAATCTACTTTTTTGGAAACTAACATGCATCCTCTTGACCAGAACTACCAGCATAGAACTGAAAATGGTTCCAGCAATTCAGCTCTCCTGTGTGCTCTGGATGACACATCTGATGTGGAGGCAGATTACCTTTTGAGGACTAGACAGGTTGTGGATATGTCAGATAACTTCTATCCTAAAATCCCCGCTATGTGCAGCGAAGAGACACGATTGAAGTCTTTCCACAACTGGCCCCTCGATGGCCAGTTGACACCAAAGGAATTGGCTAATGCTGGATTCTATTATATGGGTGTTGGTGATAAAGTGGCATGTTTTTGTTGTGGTGGAAAACTGACAAACTGGGAACCCGGTGACAGAGCTTGGTCAGAACACCAGAGGCATTTCCCCAGATGCCTTTATGTCCTGGGCCGGGATGTTGGAAATGTTCCAAGTGAATCTGTTCCTGCTGAGATTGGGAGCAGTGATCTGAACAATGCACAGTATCCAAGGAATCCATCTATGGCAAAATACAGAAAGCGTTTACAAACATTTTTGACCTGGATATATCCTATTGACAAGGAGCAGCTTGCTGAAGCTGGGTTCTATAGTATAG GTAATGGTGATCATGTTCTGTGTTTCCACTGTGGGGGAGGATTGCAGGAATGGAAGGAGAATGAAGACCCATGGGAACAGCATGCCAAATGGTTTCCTGG gTGCAGATttgtgagaaaggaaaaggggataGAATTTATAAATAATGTTCACTTAAGAGATGCATGTGGGGATTCAACA ACAGAAGCTGCAGAAGGGACAGCACTTCCTACAG ATCTCAGCACGGAAGAGAAGCTAAGACGcttgcaggaagaaaagctcTGTAAAATCTGTATGGCTAAAGACGTATCAGTCGTCCTCATTCCCTGTGGCCACCTCATTGCCTGTAAGGAGTGTGCCGAAGCACTTGATAAATGCCCTCTGTGTCGTGCAAATAtaatgaagaaacaggaaatatttatgtattaa